ATGCGCTGCAGCGTCTTCAGCAGCTCGCGCAGCTCGATGCGGGCCCGGGGGTCGAGGTTGCCGGCCGGCTCGTCGAGCAGCAGCACCTTGGGGTCGTGCACGAGCACGCGGGCGATCGACAGCCGCTGCTTCATGCCACGGCTGAGGCCGTCGACGGGGGCGTCGCGCTTGTAGCCCAAATCGGTCAGTTCCAGCACGTCGTTGCAGATCTTGGTCCGCTGGGCGCCGTTGATGTTGTACGCGGCGGCGAAGAAGTCCAGATACTCCTGCACCACCATGTCCTCGTACGCGCCGAAGTAGTCGGGCACGTAGCCGATCATCGGGCGGATCTGGCGGCTCTGGTAGCCGACGACCAGGTCGCACACGCGCGCCTCGCCCCAGGTGGGCTGCAGCAGCGTGGCGAGGATCTTGATCGTCGTCGACTTGCCGGCGCCGTTGGGCCCGATGAAGCCGAAGCAGTCGCCTTCGTTGATCTCGAGGTTCAGGTTCGACAGGGCCACGAGCGTGCCGTATCGCTTGGTGAGGTTGACGGTTTTGATGACAGCGGCCATGTGATTCTCGTGACAAGGGCCTCTGGCCCGTACTGCGTAAACTTCGTTGCCTACACGGGCCGCAGGCCCGCGTCACGGTCGAACTATCGCCGCCTTCACTCGCTCGGCGCCGTCGTCGGCTGGGTTGCAGGCGGTTCCGGTGGCGTGCGGTCGAGGGGGATGACGAACTCGTACAGCAGGTCGCCGGTGCCACCGTACGGGTCGCCGTCGACCAGGAACGGGTAGGGCAGTGGTTGTTGTTCGGCCGTGGATGCCAGCACGAGCATCTGGCCGTTGCTGACGATGTGCGACATGTTCAGGTGTCGCACGCCGCGACGCAAAATCTCGAAGCGACTGCGTTCGTTGCGGGTCTGGTCGCGCGGCGTGGGGAGCAGGTCGTAGAGCGCCATCAGCGGCAGCGACCGCACGTAACCGTTGGTCGAGTCGTCAAGCGTGGCAATATTGCCCATGCCGGACAGGCCCTGGTTGCGCAGCCCGCCGTACCACCAGCTGGTCCAGCCGGCATCACCGCGGCCGGTGCCCATGAAGTCGATGATCGGCCAGCCACCCAACCGGTCCTCGCGCGGAACTCGATAGCGGCGGCGTTCGGCCTCGGTCTCAAGGTTGAGGCCGGGCGGCGTCACCTGGAACGGTGGGTCGGCCACGTCGCGTGCGAAGTCGATCGTGGTGCCCTTCACCCACTTCTCGCGATAGAGGACGCGCATCTGCCCGTTGGCGTTGCGGTAGGCGATGTAGATGTCGCGCAAATCGGCGCCGGTGTTGTTGGTCAGCACGCCATCCACGCCGCGCAACTGGTTGAGCGACAGCTTCGCGAACCCGTCCACCCGGCCCGCCAGATCGCCCGACCAGCGGGCCTGCACCTTCTTCAGCGTGCTGCGGTAGGGGAACGCGACGACCGGCGCGCCGGCCTCGGTATCGTCCGGCACGGGCACGATGTACTCGCCTTGCACGGGCGGGCGATCGGTATCAGTGGGGCGCTGCTGCGGGTGCTGCGGATAGCCCGCGACGTACGGCAGCGATCCTTCGGCGGTCTGGCCGAGCGTGACGGGGATGGACCCGTCGTTCGGGATGTACAACCCGATGTTGCTCGTGGCGATCGCGGGTTGGCCAACGGCCGACTGCACGACCGTCACGTGCTTCACGACCGGTGGGCCGCGCAGCACGAGGCGCACCATGATCAGCGTGATCGCCGTCGCCACCACGGCGGCGGCGGCGAAGGCGAGCCAACTGAGCTCCTTCTTGCGCCAGTTGATGAGCGCGAAGTAGCTGCCCGGCCCGGCGGCCAGCCAGTAGATGATGAAGAAGATCACCGCCATCAGCACAAGCGCCGCGCCACGGCCGGCGTGGTTCATGCCGGTAAGCAGCGTGTAGCCGACGTCGATGGCGCTCGACGGGTCGCTGTACCCGTTGTCGTCGTCCCCGCGGCGGGCGGCGGGCAGCGTGTCGTTGTTCCACGCGAACACCGTGTCCCACACGTGCGCCCAACCCGCGGTTGCGGTGCGGGCCGTCAGGGACGGGTCGCCCAGGTCCTGTGCGACCCAGGTGGTGCCCCCCAGGCCCAGCACGCCGCGCACGATCCAGGGAGACGTCGTGCCGTCAGGCCATTCGATCGCGAGCCGTTCTTCCACCATCGCGTTGGGCTTCGGCGTGGCAGCGCCCATGCGGAACGGGCCGACCACGGTGCTCCACGCGTCGCGCGGGTCGTTCGACCGCGCCAGCGAGCGCAGCGGCTCGGGCTGCTGCGTCTCCTTCATCTCCACCAGACTCGTGCCACCGGCGGCGACGTACTCGATCGGCAGCAGGTGCGCCAGTGGCGTCAGACGGTCGCGCTCGGGCGACTGGCAGACGATCAGTCGTCCGCCGGTTCGCACGTATTGTTCGATGGCGGCGGTGCGGCGGGCGCCGCCCTCATCCAGTGCGTTGGCGTCGGCGTTCAGCCAGAGGATCGAATCGACGGCGGTGTAGGCCAACGCATTTTCGGGCAAGTCGCGCGGGCGCATCGCGACGAACGCGACGTCCTCACTGATGCCGATCGCGCGGTCGTACTCGCGGAACGCCGGGCGGCTGTCACCGTCGTAGATGCAGAGGACGAGCTTGCGGCCGCGCAGCAACGCACCGTCGCGCGCTGGTGGGCCATCGAGCGATTCAGGCACCTGCGTTTGCGCCAGTTGGCCGGCGGGTTTGTTGTCGGCCGTCAGCAGCTGCACGCGCAATCGCTGGCGCAGCTCGTCGAGCGAGCCGCTGGCCCGGGCGTCGGGCAGGCCGCTGGGTTGGGGGATGAAGAACATCCAGAACCGCTGTTCGGCCTGGCTGGTGTCGATGCTGATGTCGCGCGTGTACGCGGGGCGGTCGCGGTCGAGGTCTTCCTGGATGACCTGCAGCTTATGGAAGCCGGTGGTCAGGCCGGCCGTGCGGATGCGCACGACCATGGGCGTCCAAGCATCGGGACGGTAGTAACCACCGAAGCCGATGCTCTCGACCTCGCCGCGAATCTGTGCAAGGACCGCTGCGGGCGACAGCAGGACGAACAGCACCAACCCCACCAAGGTGTGACGCATTGACGATGACTGTAAACGGGCGGGTGATGGGGGGCAAGCGGGATTCATGTGAAAGGGGAGCACGTCGACGCGGAGCTTTGTTCATTGGACATTGGGATTTGCAGCCGTCGCGCGGCCGATTACCATTGCCCTTGCGTCGGCGTTTGTTCACGCCGCGCCAGTTTTCAAGGGAAGAGGGAAACCAACATGTCCGTCCGCAAGGGGAAGTCGCAGCCGCGCCTGCGCCGCACGTTCACGATCGAATCGCTGGAAGCTCGCCAACTGCTTTCCGTTGCCGCCACCG
The nucleotide sequence above comes from Tepidisphaeraceae bacterium. Encoded proteins:
- a CDS encoding ABC transporter ATP-binding protein; protein product: MAAVIKTVNLTKRYGTLVALSNLNLEINEGDCFGFIGPNGAGKSTTIKILATLLQPTWGEARVCDLVVGYQSRQIRPMIGYVPDYFGAYEDMVVQEYLDFFAAAYNINGAQRTKICNDVLELTDLGYKRDAPVDGLSRGMKQRLSIARVLVHDPKVLLLDEPAGNLDPRARIELRELLKTLQRMGKTIIISSHILPELQDLCNTVGIIERGELLYSGPWTEIVRRARGGMNLLVGVLENQRQAEALISQDPNVESVTPKPGHFEVALKEGVKDYTFIPHRLLSSGFRLTLLKEEEVNLETAFMRMTKGIVQ